TCATCATcagagtttctaataaagaatGATCCAGAATTAAATACCTATGTATCATGTGTCATATGCTGCCTGCATCAAACATTCATTTCTGGTACCAGCATCTTGAGGACTTTGTGAAATCACATCCCCCAACATACTAATTTCTGCTGAACATCAACAAATTCTACAGATTATTAAAGACTTACTGATCTCAGGAATCTTCTCCATCTCCTTACTGAACTCTTCCTGAAGCTGAGTCAGAGCTCTCCTCAGAGGCTCCACCCTCAGATGAGAGTTAATCCTGACCTCAGTCCAGTTCTTGGTGGGTGGAGGGCTGCAGAGGGACGGGTAAACCTACAGTCcagcaggagagaggagaaacccCTCAGCATGGGCAGtgctgtcctgtgatggactgcatTACTatggagaaacagagggactCTGACCTgtaggaggtggaggtggtccTCAGTGTGGGagagctgctccagctcagtgtctctcctctttagctcagTGATTTCCTGCTCCAGCTCTTTAATGAACTCTTCAGCCTGCCTCTCTGCtgctttctgcttctcctccatCACCTCAAGCAGCTCCGCCTGGCTTCTCATAATGCAGCACAGCAGAGCTCTGAAGACCTCCACACTGtctgctttctccttctctgagcTTTTCTAACAGGGAATAAATCAGGAAACAGTTGCTTAATTTTAATTACAAttgctcaaatggttcttggttTAGGCATATTCTTCTAGGAAAAAAGGTTTTAATCAGTTTCCATGTCTTATGAACATAATAAAACAGCATTGCTGACATGGTCAAATATCTTGATTTAAGTACTACCGAGCCCATCTAACCTGTTCAGCTGGGGATTGGTGGAGTCACCTGCCTGAAAACTGTGCTAAAGAGGGGGACCCTGGAACACATCCTTAGCTGCTGTTCAAATGCCCTGGACACTACCGCTGGCACCGTGACCAAGTCCTGAAGGCCATAGCAAACACAGTCAGCGGTGGAATTGGCCACTGCAAGCGCCTCTGCCAAGTGAAGAACACCATTGCTTTCATCTGGGCTGGGGAGAAGCCACTATCAGCTGCCAGGGCCACCTCATCTGGCCTGCTAGCAACAGCGCAAGACTGGGAGCTGAAAGTTGACCTCAGGAAGACTACAACACTGTGGCCTGACATGCTACTCATCTCAAAGACCTCCAAGCAAATCGTTTTGCTGGAACTCACAGTACCCTGGGAAGACTGCATAGAGGAGGCCAACGAGGGAGGAAGAGGGCAAGTACACTGAGCTAGTGGAGGAGTGCTGGAACAACGGGTGGCAAGCACCCATTGAAGTGGGATGCAGAGGGTTCGCTGGCCAGTCGCTCTGCTGGGCCTACAATACCCTGGGCATCACAGGGGCCAGTAAGCGAAGGGCCATTAAGGAAGCCAATGAGGCAGCAGAAGTTGCCTCAAGGTGGCTGTGGATAAGGAGAGGAGAACCGTGGGTGGGGTAGCGCTACCTGGACACAAGCTGGGGCCTAATCAACCCCAGCTGGGTTGCCAGGGTGAGAGTGTATGATGTTGAAAAGACCCGAAACACTCCATGACCCCAGGTAACatcactgatgatgtgtccaGGTTGCATCAAGTTGATGTATGTTACAAGCAACACTGCACTGAGCAGATGTTTGTCTcagaaaagaaacatttaagttCATAAAGATCTCGCAAGCTATTAGTGAGCTACTGATAGAAATATTAACATTAGCTGGCAGGAAAACTACTGAGCTAGTTAATGTTATGTTAGCTAATATTCATACCCTGCATTTTTATGTTGTTCAGTTCATAAAATCAAAAACTTATTCTGATTTTGGTCTTTGTTTAAATTTCTTACTCCTCTATGtccattacattaaaattaatgtCAAGTTTTAACACAAAGCTATTAAAGAATCTTAGGAACCTTTTAGTTTTGGAAAAGGGTTTTTAAGGAAATGCCTATTTAAACGTTCTGTGTGATTTTGGAAAGGACACTTTTGGTTCCACATGGGACCTTTAGTCTGAAGAATGCATTAATGTTCATGtatgaatataaaataacagcagtaCACTCATAAAATTACAGAATCTAAAAAGGGTATTTTTTTCCACACTCCCATAGAAGAGCCAGTTTTGGGCTAATAAACTTTTAGTGAATAATTCTTTACAGAAAAAGAGGTTAAAGAATGTCCACATAACATAAAGGTTCTAGAAAGAACCCTAATATTGTTATGAAACATAACCATTGGAGGAATGTTCTTCAAACTTTATTGAGATTCAGTTGAGCCTCACTCtactcagcactgcagagtgTGTGATTTCCTCAATCTTCTTCAGTCGGTTCTGGATCTTCTGCTGAACTTCTCCCTGTGTCTTCACCAGCCGAGTCTTTTATAAAAAAGCATTATATCCACATTACTCACACATATGAAGAATTTTTATTaagcaaaaacaggagaaaacactAAGTCTGTCTGAATGTCTCACCTTCTTCTGTCCACTCTCCTCCTCTATAGGAACAATGTTGTGAGTCTTGTGGTCTGTctcagtgcagaactgacacaCACTCGTCTGGTCGTCTCTACAGAACAGCCCCAGGGGTATCTCATGTTTCTGGCAGATGTagtcctccaggttctccacaGGGTCCATCAGTTTGTGCTTCTTCAGTTTAGGTGTGGTTTTATGAAGTGCTAGATGAGTCTTACAGTAAGAGACTCCACAGTCCAGACAGGACTTTACAGCCTCCAGCTTTTTATCACTGCAGCAGTCACAGATCACCCTTTTACGTTTGGAGGGTTGTTTCTCTGGAGCTCTGCTGGATTTGAGCTGAACTGACTTCTTGAACTGAGCAGCCAGTCCAGAGATGAACgtgttcacagacagttcaGGTCTTGTAGGGAATTCAGTGTTACACACTGGACACTGGCAGCGTGAACTGCTGTCCCAGCACTCTTTGAGACAGACCCTGCAGAAGTTGTGTCCACATGAAGTGGTGACCGGATCAGTGAACACATCCAGACAGATGGAGCACCGGAGCTGATCTTCAGACAGGAGACTGCTGGAGGAAGCCATGACTGACGGAGGAGACAAAGAGACACCAAGAGAAAGATTTTGGATCTCAGAAAACTTCCTACGTATTTCATGACAATTCTCAGTCAAAACAACAATGATGTGAAAACTAAAAAGATGTTCTCTTGAAGTATTTATTCATCTTAAATCAGTCACATTAGTCTAACTGATCAGATTCCTTCTAACTATTAATCACGAACTCTGTAGCCAAACAAATGATCACAGGTTCAAACATAAAATACCAGTGAGTAACAGAGCATTTAAAAAGTTAAGAAAAAGAACTGACAGTACACGAACAgtgaacagtaaaaataaacagctgGATGTGTTTTCAGTAACAGACAGTAAGAAACTTAGACTCATTaccactttcactttctctcctttgGTCTGCTTGTCTGCTTCTTCAGAGTTTATCTGTAGAGTCTCACGGAGTTTCCTGACTGGAGAGTCTTAGAGATAGAGATTGTGTCCTGCTGTATGAACTGAATTCTGTTCATGAAACAGCTCTGCTTTACTTTCATTTCACCTGAGTGACATCATGAGGCCACGCCCAGGTATACATGGTGATGTTTTCTTGTACTTACAAGTTTTGGCTACTAGGCAGCAAAGATTCACCACCTGAATTATATATCTTAATCAGTTAGTCTcagttttttaaacagtttaaaccTTTATTAGTGCATCCTTGAGTACTTTTGCAAGAAGACATTCTCTTTGCAGTTTTGAAAAGTGAAGAATGCCTCATCAGTACAATAGTGGCAGTTTGGAGAAGTTCCAGCAGCGCTGTCCGTCTGGACACTCTCAGACATGCAAAGACGGAAGGGGGAGCGGCTGTGCATGCTGACAGCGGACTTGTCAAACTGGCTAGTCTACATGCTGCCATTGCAGAAGCTGAAACTGCAGGGCTCATCATCAATGACTGGGTTTAGAAGTGAGTAACACAGTGTTACACATCAGAAAGCAATAAATAAGCAAAGCAACTGCAACATGGAAAGTGTGTTGGCAGTGCAGAAAAAGGGGGCATTGCACCAGCTGGTGCTGCAAGGGCGAGCTTGTGGGCAGCCCCACAAAACAGAAACTCTCAGTATTGCTCTTACTCCCAGTGGCAGCAATCACTGCTGTGGGCTTTGAACACTGCACAGCATCAACACCAAATGACTCACTGTGCCTGCTGATGTGGGCTCAGTGCAGTCAGGTCATGCTTCAGGTCACCACAGCGGAGTGACTGGTAGAGGACCAATTTGCCATGCTGGAAGAGCTCCACATCGACCAGAGGCACAATTTCAACTCAGCATTCAAGGCTGCTTGGGGCTTGGCTCCTGTGTGGTAAAAGAATGCTTGGGCAAAGTGGTCTGCAAGGCTACAGGCAGGGCAGCAGACTGTTGTATTTCATACGGACAGACTCTGTGAACAGGAGACCATTCCAGGCCAGGTGGAACTGTTACATCAGGGGCCTCGCCCTAAGGAGGAGTTGGAAGCATCTGGGGTTGAGGTTTAACACTTTCTGGTGCATTTAAAGGAATTTGTTCTGGCAACGTGGGTCACTTGGATGACTGACCTTTAAGGGGGAAAATATGTGTTGGCTTCTACAGGGGTGCATTGCACTCATGAGCATAGGAGCTCGGTTATGCAGATTTCCACTCGAAGACAGAAAAAGCGCCAATCCATGTCATGAGTTGTTGTTTTTAGTTAAGTTGAGCTTAACTAAATGttaattatttgttattttgtgtCAGGGGTATGGGTTCAGTTCAACTGGGTTAGTGCTTTCCACTAAG
This window of the Pygocentrus nattereri isolate fPygNat1 chromosome 2, fPygNat1.pri, whole genome shotgun sequence genome carries:
- the LOC108441968 gene encoding E3 ubiquitin-protein ligase TRIM39-like; this encodes MASSSSLLSEDQLRCSICLDVFTDPVTTSCGHNFCRVCLKECWDSSSRCQCPVCNTEFPTRPELSVNTFISGLAAQFKKSVQLKSSRAPEKQPSKRKRVICDCCSDKKLEAVKSCLDCGVSYCKTHLALHKTTPKLKKHKLMDPVENLEDYICQKHEIPLGLFCRDDQTSVCQFCTETDHKTHNIVPIEEESGQKKTRLVKTQGEVQQKIQNRLKKIEEITHSAVLSRKSSEKEKADSVEVFRALLCCIMRSQAELLEVMEEKQKAAERQAEEFIKELEQEITELKRRDTELEQLSHTEDHLHLLQVYPSLCSPPPTKNWTEVRINSHLRVEPLRRALTQLQEEFSKEMEKIPEINMKRIQQYAVDVTLDPDSAHPQLILSDDGKQVTCGDKQQNLPDKPERFNRCACVLGKEGFSSGRFYYEVQVRGKTDWDLGVVRESSNRKGEITACPEDGYWTVWLRNESKYEALNFPSVPLSLKQTPQKVGVFVDYEEGLVSFYDVESRSHIYSFTGQSFTEKLYPFFSPYLSYGGKNSAPLIITPVKHQK